From the Sanguibacter sp. HDW7 genome, the window GTGACCTGGGACGACGACGATCTCGCGCGGACGCCTGTCCACGAGCGCGGGTTCGGCCTCATGTTCCAGGACGGCCAGCTCTTCGCGCACCGCGACGTCGCCGGTAACGTCGCCTACGGGCTCCAGGGACGGACCGTCGTCGACGGCCGCCGCACCCCCCGGCCCGGCCGCGCCGAGCGCGCCGACCGTGTCGCCGAGCTCCTCGACGTCGTCGGCCTCGCCGGCTATGGTCGTCGCGCCGTCTCGACCCTCTCGGGCGGCGAGCGTCAGCGCGTCGCCCTCGCCCGCTCGCTCGCACCCCGCCCGCGCCTGCTCCTGCTCGACGAGCCGCTCTCCGCGCTCGACCGCGAGCTGCGCGAGCGCCTCGCCGTCGACCTGCGCTCCGCGCTCCTCGCGACCGGCACGACCGCCGTCTTCGTCACGCACGACCAGGACGAGGCGTTCACTGTCGCCGATCGCGTCGCCGTCATGCGCGCCGGCCGCCTCGCGCAGGTCGGCAAGCCCGCGGAGCTGTGGGCCGCGCCCGCGTCGTGGGAGGTCGCGTCGTTCCTCGGGTACGAGGCGCAGATCGACGTCGACGGGCGTCGCGTGGCGCTCGCGCCGGGGGCGCTGCGGGTCGCCGAGGGCCCGTCCGGCACGTCGTCGGTTGCCACCCCCGACGCACGGTTGAGTGGCACCGTCCGCTCCACGCACGTGCGTCGCGGCGTCGTCGAGGCGACCGTCGACGTCACGGGCGTCGGCCAGGTCACCGTCGTCGTCGGACCCCACGAGCCCGCACCGGCGCCCGGCAGCGTGCTCGACCTGCGTCTCGACCCCGCGCGCACGGCGCCCCTGCCCGGCTGAGACCCGCGCCCGGGCGCGTCGGCCGGCTCCCGGCCGGGAGCCGACCGCCGCCCCGTCCGTCCGCCGACGGTCCTGCGCGCGGGCCCCGCCGATGCGGGAGGATGGACGTTCACCTCGACGACGGAGGACCCGTGACGCGTTTCCAGAAGGCCATCACCCCCGGCATGTCCGACGCCTACCTGCGCCTCGGCTACGACCGCGTCGCAGGCTTCGCGGTGCCCGTCGCCGACGTCGCCTGGGCGACGAGCCCCGCCGACCTCCACGCGGTGCACGCGCTCGGGTTCCCCGCGTCCCCCTTCTCGCCCGACGACGCGTTCGTCGACGTCCTGCGCTTCACGCCCGGCCCGCAGGTCCGCACGGCCGACGCCGTCGGCGGCACCGACGCCATGACCCGCGACATCAGGGGCGGCACGTTCATCGACCGCGCGCCGTTCACGGGCACGGGCTTCGCACCCGTCGACGGCCACCAGGTGCCCGTCACGTGGATCGTCCACTCGCGCGTCCCCGCCGGCTCCGAGCTCGTCCGCGTCCACGCCGACGGCACCGAGCAGGTGCTCGCCCGCTACGTCGACGTCGCACGATGCTGGGAGTCCGCCGACGCGACCGTCCACCACACGACGTTCCCCGGCGTCTCGCGCTTCGTCGGCGCGATGGCCGAGTGGAGGGCGACGCACCTCAACGCCGAGGTGCACGGCGACCGCGTCGTCCTCGTCTCCGAGGGGGAGCCGCACGCAGCCTTCGGCTTCGCGCAGGCCGCGTCCGGCCGCTGGTTCCGCGAGGTTCCGCGCGCCGACGTCGACAAGCTCTACGAGATCTTCCTCACCGGCCGTTGGCAGGGCGTCGAGGTGCGCGTCGTCGACCTCGGCATCGACGAGGGCGGCGACAGGCGCGCGACCATCAGCGCCGTCGGGCACGACGCCGACGCGGCCGAGGCCGCCGGCATGATCAAGGTCGACGCGGGCGTCTACGAGATGGTCGTCGACCCCGACGAGATCGTGGACCTCACGCCCTTCCAGCTCGTGCCGGCCGTCTGGGAGTAAGCAGGTCCGTGCTCCGCCCCTGAACCCTTGCGAGGCTGTCGAGGGTCCACGGGAAGAACACTCCTCGGACCCCCGCGGCGCCGCGCCCGCGCCCGTGGCAGGATCGGGGAGGCAGGAGCCGGCCCCGTTGCGCGGCTGCTCCGACGCCGCCGCGACCCGGTGCCCCTGCACCCTCACCCTGGAGGTCCGCCCCGTGCGAACGACCCGTCCTGCTGTCCGTCGTCGTCTTGTCGCTGCGTTCGTCGCGGCGGGGCTCGGGCTGGGCGGGCTCGCCTCGGGGGCGGCACCTGCGGTCGCCGCCAAGGACTCCGCCACGACGACGGGGACGCTCAGCTGGGGCGTGAAGTCCTCGCTGCGCTCGTACGTCGCTCGGCAGCTCGCGGTCAAGCCTGCCGCGCAGAAGGCCGTGGGCAGCCGCATCGTCCTCGCCGGTGGCACCACGTTCGCCGGGGCGTCGACCGAGGCGGTCGACTCCGTGCGCGAGTCGCGCGCTTACAGGTTCCCGACCCGCGCTGTGTCGGGTGCGTCGGCCGCGACCTTCCGCGTCGCGAGCGCAGGCACGGTGACGTACCACCAGGGCGACCACTTCACGCTGCGCGTGAGCGGCGTCGAGGTTCGCTCGGAGCGCGGC encodes:
- a CDS encoding ABC transporter ATP-binding protein; protein product: MTTTAPSAARRDAGPAAGPAAGLAVRDVVVTYAPDARGATAVRAVDGVSLEVARGEILALLGPSGCGKSSLLRAVAGLEPLAAGVVTWDDDDLARTPVHERGFGLMFQDGQLFAHRDVAGNVAYGLQGRTVVDGRRTPRPGRAERADRVAELLDVVGLAGYGRRAVSTLSGGERQRVALARSLAPRPRLLLLDEPLSALDRELRERLAVDLRSALLATGTTAVFVTHDQDEAFTVADRVAVMRAGRLAQVGKPAELWAAPASWEVASFLGYEAQIDVDGRRVALAPGALRVAEGPSGTSSVATPDARLSGTVRSTHVRRGVVEATVDVTGVGQVTVVVGPHEPAPAPGSVLDLRLDPARTAPLPG